A DNA window from Streptococcus parapneumoniae contains the following coding sequences:
- a CDS encoding carbamoyl phosphate synthase small subunit, producing the protein MTKRLLVLEDGTVFEGKAFGADIDVTGEIVFNTGMTGYQESITDQSYNGQILTFTYPLVGNYGINRDDYESIIPTCKGIVVFEEARRASNWRNQMTLDKFLKAKKIPGISGIDTRALTKIIRKHGTMRATLTHVGDSMDHVTDQLQATVLPTDNIKQVSTKTSYPAPGVGLSVVLVDFGLKHSILRELSKRNCNVTVVPYSTTAEEILHLNPDGVMLSNGPGNPEDVPQALDMIRGVQGKIPIFGICMGHQLFAMANGAKTYKMKFGHRGFNHAVREIATGRVDFTSQNHGYAVSREDLPEHLIITHEEINDKSVEGVRHRYQPAFSVQYHPDAAPGPHDASYLFDEFIEMMEAFKQSN; encoded by the coding sequence ATGACAAAGAGACTTCTAGTATTAGAAGATGGCACAGTTTTTGAAGGCAAGGCCTTTGGAGCAGATATTGATGTAACAGGCGAAATCGTCTTTAATACAGGTATGACCGGCTACCAAGAATCCATTACAGACCAGTCTTATAATGGACAAATCTTGACCTTTACTTATCCTTTGGTAGGAAATTATGGAATTAACCGTGATGATTACGAATCCATCATTCCAACTTGTAAGGGAATTGTCGTTTTCGAAGAGGCGCGTCGAGCAAGCAACTGGCGCAACCAAATGACCTTGGATAAATTTTTGAAAGCCAAGAAAATTCCTGGTATTTCAGGGATTGATACGCGTGCACTTACCAAGATTATTCGTAAGCATGGTACTATGCGTGCAACCTTGACCCATGTTGGGGACAGTATGGACCATGTGACGGACCAGCTCCAAGCAACAGTTTTGCCGACAGATAATATCAAACAGGTTTCTACTAAAACGTCTTATCCAGCTCCAGGAGTTGGTTTGAGCGTGGTGCTAGTGGACTTTGGTCTCAAGCACTCAATCCTACGTGAACTTTCTAAGCGTAACTGTAACGTGACGGTTGTTCCTTACTCAACAACGGCGGAAGAAATTCTCCATCTCAATCCTGACGGAGTTATGTTGTCAAACGGTCCAGGTAACCCAGAAGATGTTCCACAAGCACTGGATATGATTCGTGGTGTGCAAGGAAAAATTCCAATTTTTGGTATTTGTATGGGGCATCAACTCTTTGCTATGGCAAATGGTGCTAAGACCTACAAGATGAAATTTGGTCACCGTGGCTTTAACCATGCAGTACGTGAAATTGCTACAGGACGTGTGGATTTTACAAGTCAAAACCATGGTTATGCAGTTAGCCGTGAGGATTTGCCAGAACACTTGATTATCACCCACGAAGAAATCAATGATAAGTCAGTTGAAGGTGTACGTCACAGATACCAACCTGCTTTTTCTGTTCAATACCACCCAGACGCAGCACCTGGTCCACACGACGCAAGTTACCTATTCGACGAGTTTATCGAGATGATGGAAGCTTTTAAACAATCAAACTAA
- a CDS encoding LemA family protein, which translates to MTWIILGVLALVVIFVIVSYNGLVKNRMQTKEAWSQIDVQLKRRNDLLPNLIETVKGYAKYEGSTLEKVAELRNQVAAATSPAEAMKASDALTRQVSGIFAVAESYPDLKASANFVKLQEELTNTENKISYSRQLYNSVVSNYNVKLETFPSNIIAGMFGFKAADFLQTPEEEKAVPKVDFSGLGD; encoded by the coding sequence ATGACTTGGATTATTCTTGGAGTTTTGGCTCTTGTTGTTATTTTTGTGATTGTTAGCTATAACGGTTTGGTTAAAAATCGTATGCAAACCAAGGAGGCTTGGAGCCAGATTGATGTTCAGTTGAAACGTCGAAATGATCTCTTGCCAAACTTGATTGAGACTGTAAAAGGTTATGCCAAATATGAAGGTTCTACCCTTGAAAAGGTGGCAGAACTACGTAACCAAGTGGCGGCAGCGACTTCACCAGCAGAAGCTATGAAAGCTAGTGATGCCCTCACTCGTCAGGTTTCAGGTATTTTTGCAGTTGCAGAAAGCTATCCAGATTTGAAAGCTAGTGCCAACTTTGTGAAATTGCAAGAGGAGTTGACAAACACAGAAAATAAAATTTCTTACTCTCGTCAACTTTACAACAGTGTTGTCAGCAACTACAATGTAAAATTAGAAACTTTCCCAAGCAATATCATCGCTGGAATGTTTGGATTTAAGGCAGCAGATTTCCTTCAAACACCAGAAGAGGAAAAGGCAGTTCCTAAGGTTGATTTTAGCGGTTTAGGTGACTAA
- the pyrR gene encoding bifunctional pyr operon transcriptional regulator/uracil phosphoribosyltransferase PyrR, translated as MKTKEVVDELTVKRAITRITYEIIERNKDLNKIVLAGIKTRGVFIAYRIQERLEQLENLSVPVVELDTKPFRDDVKSGEDTSLVSVDVTDREVILVDDVLYTGRTIRAAIDNIVGHGRPARVSLAVLVDRGHRELPIRPDYVGKNIPTSRSEEIIVEMAELDGQDRVLITEEA; from the coding sequence ATGAAGACAAAAGAAGTTGTAGACGAATTGACCGTCAAACGAGCGATTACGCGTATTACTTATGAGATTATCGAACGCAACAAAGATTTGAATAAAATCGTCTTGGCTGGTATTAAAACTCGCGGTGTCTTTATCGCCTACCGAATCCAAGAACGTTTGGAGCAGCTAGAAAATCTTTCAGTTCCTGTTGTGGAATTAGATACTAAACCTTTCCGTGATGATGTTAAAAGTGGAGAAGATACTTCTTTGGTTTCTGTAGATGTGACAGACCGTGAAGTTATCTTGGTAGATGATGTGCTTTATACAGGTCGTACCATCCGCGCTGCTATTGATAATATTGTAGGTCATGGTCGTCCTGCGCGCGTGAGTTTAGCAGTTCTGGTCGATCGTGGACATAGAGAATTGCCAATCCGTCCAGATTACGTTGGAAAAAACATCCCAACTAGTCGTTCTGAAGAAATCATCGTAGAGATGGCAGAACTTGATGGCCAAGACAGAGTTCTGATTACTGAAGAAGCTTAG
- the carB gene encoding carbamoyl-phosphate synthase large subunit, with the protein MPKRTDIQKIMVIGSGPIIIGQAAEFDYAGTQACLSLKEEGYEVVLVNSNPATIMTDKEIADKVYIEPITLEFVTRILRKERPDALLPTLGGQTGLNMAMELSKNGILDELGVELLGTKLSAIDQAEDRDLFKQLMEELNQPIPESEIVNTVEEAVAFAATIGYPVIVRPAFTLGGTGGGMCANEEELREIAENGLKLSPVTQCLIERSIAGFKEIEYEVMRDSADNALVVCNMENFDPVGIHTGDSIVFAPAQTMSDYENQMLRDASLSIIRALKIEGGCNVQLALDPHSFKYYVIEVNPRVSRSSALASKATGYPIAKLAAKIAVGLTLDEVINPVTGSTYAMFEPALDYVVAKIPRFPFDKFEKGERRLGTQMKATGEVMAIGRNIEESLLKACRSLEIGVHHNEMPELAAVSDDALIEKVVKAQDDRLFYVSEAIRRGYTPEEIAELTKIDIFYLDKLLHIFEIEQELGAHPQNLEVLKTAKLNGFSDRKIAELWKTTADQVRQLRLENKIVPVYKMVDTCAAEFDSETPYFYSTYGWENESIKSDKESVLVLGSGPIRIGQGVEFDYATVHSVKAIQAAGYEAIIMNSNPETVSTDFSVSDKLYFEPLTFEDVMNVIDLEQPKGVIVQFGGQTAINLAEPLAKAGVTILGTQVADLDRAEDRDLFEQALKDLDIPQPPGQTATNEEEAVLAARKIGFPVLVRPSYVLGGRAMEIVENEEDLRSYMRTAVKASPDHPVLVDSYIVGQECEVDAISDGENVLIPGIMEHIERAGVHSGDSMAVYPPQTLSQKVQETIADYTKRLAIGLNCLGMMNIQFVIKDEKVYVIEVNPRASRTVPFLSKVTNIPMAQVATKLILGQKLEELGYQEGLYPESTRVHIKAPVFSFTKLAKVDSLLGPEMKSTGEVMGSDTTLEKALYKAFEASYLHLPTFGNVVFTIADDAKEEALDLARRFQNIGYGILATEGTAAFFASHGLQAQPVGKIGDDDKDIPSFVRKGRIQAIVNTVGTKRTADEDGEQIRRSAIEHGVPLFTALDTANAMLKVLESRSFVTEAI; encoded by the coding sequence ATGCCTAAACGTACTGATATTCAAAAAATTATGGTGATTGGTTCTGGTCCGATTATTATTGGTCAGGCTGCTGAGTTTGACTACGCTGGGACCCAGGCTTGCTTGTCATTGAAAGAGGAAGGTTATGAGGTTGTTTTGGTTAACTCAAATCCTGCAACTATTATGACGGACAAGGAAATTGCTGATAAGGTTTATATTGAACCGATCACACTTGAGTTTGTGACACGTATTCTTCGTAAGGAACGTCCAGATGCCTTGCTACCAACACTCGGTGGTCAGACAGGTCTCAACATGGCCATGGAATTGTCTAAAAATGGTATCCTAGATGAGCTTGGAGTGGAACTTCTGGGAACTAAATTATCTGCCATTGACCAAGCGGAGGACCGTGACCTCTTTAAACAATTGATGGAAGAGCTCAACCAACCAATCCCAGAATCTGAAATTGTCAACACAGTCGAAGAAGCAGTTGCCTTTGCAGCAACAATTGGCTACCCAGTCATCGTCCGTCCAGCTTTTACACTTGGTGGTACTGGTGGTGGTATGTGTGCCAACGAGGAAGAATTGCGTGAAATCGCTGAAAATGGTTTGAAATTGTCACCTGTTACCCAGTGTTTGATTGAACGTTCCATTGCTGGTTTCAAGGAAATCGAGTACGAAGTCATGCGTGACTCAGCTGACAATGCTTTGGTTGTTTGTAACATGGAAAACTTTGACCCAGTTGGGATTCACACAGGAGATTCCATTGTATTCGCCCCTGCCCAAACCATGTCAGATTATGAAAACCAAATGCTTCGTGACGCGAGCTTGAGCATTATTCGTGCCCTCAAGATTGAAGGTGGATGTAACGTTCAGCTAGCTCTTGATCCCCACAGCTTTAAGTACTATGTTATAGAAGTAAACCCCCGTGTATCGCGTTCGTCAGCCCTTGCTTCTAAGGCGACAGGATATCCGATTGCTAAGTTGGCTGCCAAGATTGCAGTCGGTTTGACCTTGGATGAGGTTATAAACCCAGTCACTGGTTCAACCTATGCCATGTTTGAACCAGCCCTTGACTACGTTGTTGCCAAGATCCCACGTTTCCCATTTGACAAGTTTGAAAAAGGTGAGCGCCGTCTTGGTACCCAGATGAAGGCGACTGGAGAAGTCATGGCGATTGGTCGTAACATCGAGGAATCTCTCCTTAAAGCTTGTCGTTCCCTTGAAATTGGGGTGCACCACAATGAAATGCCTGAACTTGCAGCAGTTTCTGATGATGCCTTGATTGAAAAAGTAGTCAAAGCCCAGGATGACCGTCTCTTCTATGTATCAGAAGCCATTCGCCGCGGTTATACACCAGAAGAAATTGCTGAATTGACTAAGATTGATATCTTCTATCTTGATAAACTCCTACACATCTTTGAAATTGAGCAAGAATTGGGTGCTCATCCACAAAATCTAGAAGTCTTGAAAACTGCAAAATTGAATGGCTTCTCAGACCGTAAGATTGCTGAGCTCTGGAAAACGACTGCTGACCAAGTTCGCCAACTTCGTTTGGAAAACAAGATTGTTCCTGTTTATAAGATGGTCGATACTTGTGCGGCAGAATTTGACTCTGAAACACCATACTTCTATTCAACCTATGGATGGGAAAATGAATCTATCAAGTCTGATAAGGAATCTGTACTTGTCCTAGGTTCAGGTCCAATCCGTATCGGTCAAGGGGTCGAGTTTGACTATGCAACGGTTCACTCAGTTAAGGCTATCCAGGCAGCTGGTTATGAAGCCATCATCATGAACTCAAATCCAGAGACCGTTTCAACAGACTTCTCTGTATCAGATAAGCTTTACTTTGAGCCATTGACATTCGAAGATGTTATGAACGTCATTGACTTGGAGCAACCAAAAGGGGTTATCGTTCAGTTCGGTGGTCAAACAGCCATCAACCTTGCGGAGCCATTGGCAAAAGCAGGTGTAACCATCCTTGGTACACAGGTTGCTGACCTAGACCGTGCTGAAGACCGTGACCTCTTTGAGCAAGCTCTTAAAGACTTGGATATTCCACAGCCACCAGGACAAACGGCTACAAATGAAGAAGAAGCAGTGCTTGCAGCTCGCAAGATTGGCTTCCCAGTTCTTGTCCGCCCATCTTATGTACTTGGTGGACGTGCCATGGAAATCGTTGAAAACGAAGAAGACCTTCGTTCTTACATGCGAACTGCGGTTAAGGCTAGTCCTGACCATCCAGTCCTTGTAGACTCTTATATCGTTGGACAAGAGTGTGAAGTTGATGCCATTTCAGACGGCGAAAATGTTCTCATTCCTGGTATCATGGAGCATATCGAACGTGCCGGTGTCCACTCAGGTGACTCAATGGCCGTTTACCCACCACAAACCTTGTCGCAAAAGGTGCAAGAAACAATCGCAGACTATACTAAACGCCTAGCAATCGGTCTTAACTGCCTTGGAATGATGAACATCCAGTTTGTCATCAAGGATGAAAAAGTCTATGTTATTGAGGTCAATCCACGTGCCAGCCGTACCGTTCCATTCCTTTCTAAGGTAACCAATATTCCTATGGCTCAAGTAGCAACCAAGCTTATTCTTGGTCAAAAACTTGAAGAACTTGGTTACCAAGAGGGACTTTACCCTGAAAGCACCCGCGTTCATATCAAGGCACCTGTCTTCTCCTTTACCAAACTAGCTAAGGTAGACAGCTTACTTGGTCCTGAAATGAAGTCGACAGGGGAAGTTATGGGTTCTGATACGACTTTGGAAAAAGCTCTCTATAAAGCCTTTGAAGCTTCTTACCTCCACTTGCCAACTTTTGGAAATGTAGTCTTCACCATTGCTGATGATGCCAAAGAAGAAGCCTTGGACTTGGCTCGTCGTTTCCAAAATATTGGCTATGGAATCCTCGCGACAGAAGGGACAGCAGCCTTCTTTGCTAGTCATGGATTGCAAGCACAACCTGTTGGAAAGATTGGTGATGACGATAAGGATATTCCAAGTTTTGTACGCAAAGGAAGAATTCAAGCTATCGTTAACACAGTAGGAACAAAACGAACTGCTGATGAAGATGGTGAGCAAATCCGCCGTTCAGCCATTGAACACGGTGTACCTCTCTTCACAGCCTTAGATACAGCTAATGCCATGCTCAAAGTGCTGGAAAGCCGTAGTTTTGTTACAGAAGCCATTTAA
- the htpX gene encoding zinc metalloprotease HtpX, whose translation MLFDQIASNKRKTWILLLVFFLLLALVGYAVGYLFMRSGLGGLIIALIIGFIYALSMIFQSTEIVMSMNGAREVDEQMAPDLYHVVEDMAMVAQIPMPRVFIIDDPALNAFATGSNPQNAAVAATSGLLAIMNREELEAVMGHEVSHIRNYDIRISTIAVALASAITMLSSMAGRMMWWGGAGRRRSDDDRDGNGLEIIMLVVSLLAIVLAPLAATLVQLAISRQREFLADASSVELTRNPQGMINALRKLDNSKPMSRPVDDASSALYINDPKKGGGFQKLFYTHPPISERIERLKHM comes from the coding sequence ATGTTGTTTGATCAAATTGCAAGCAATAAACGAAAAACCTGGATTTTGTTGCTGGTATTTTTCCTACTCTTAGCTCTTGTTGGCTATGCGGTTGGTTACCTCTTTATGCGTTCTGGGCTTGGTGGTTTGATTATCGCACTGATTATCGGCTTTATCTATGCCTTGTCCATGATTTTTCAATCGACAGAGATTGTCATGTCAATGAATGGAGCGCGTGAGGTTGATGAGCAAATGGCACCAGACCTCTACCATGTAGTGGAAGATATGGCTATGGTGGCTCAGATTCCTATGCCTCGTGTTTTCATCATTGATGATCCAGCCTTAAATGCCTTTGCGACAGGTTCTAACCCTCAAAATGCGGCGGTTGCTGCGACGTCAGGTCTCCTAGCTATCATGAATCGTGAAGAACTAGAAGCTGTTATGGGACATGAAGTCAGTCATATTCGTAATTACGATATCCGTATTTCGACTATTGCTGTTGCCCTGGCCAGTGCTATCACCATGCTTTCTAGTATGGCAGGCCGTATGATGTGGTGGGGTGGAGCAGGTCGCAGACGAAGTGATGATGACCGAGATGGAAATGGCTTAGAAATCATTATGCTAGTGGTTTCCCTCCTAGCTATTGTGCTGGCCCCTCTTGCTGCAACCTTGGTACAACTAGCTATTTCTCGTCAGAGGGAATTCCTAGCTGATGCTTCCAGTGTCGAGTTGACCCGCAATCCTCAAGGGATGATTAATGCTCTACGTAAGTTGGATAATAGTAAACCGATGAGTCGTCCTGTCGATGATGCCAGCAGTGCGCTTTATATTAATGATCCTAAGAAGGGTGGAGGGTTCCAAAAACTCTTTTATACCCACCCACCTATTTCAGAACGGATTGAACGTTTGAAACATATGTAA
- the nth gene encoding endonuclease III: MVLSKKRARKVLEEIIALFPDAKPSLDFTNHFELLVAVMLSAQTTDAAVNKATPGLFAAFPTPQAMSVATEGEIASHISRLGLYRNKAKFLKKCAQQLLDDFYGQVPQTREELESLAGVGRKTANVVMSVGFGIPAFAVDTHVERICKHHDIVKKSATPLEVEKRVMDILPPEQWLAAHQAMIYFGRAICHPKNPECDQYPQLYDFSNL, encoded by the coding sequence ATGGTCTTGTCAAAAAAACGCGCACGAAAGGTGCTAGAAGAAATTATTGCTCTTTTTCCAGATGCCAAGCCCAGTCTTGATTTTACCAATCATTTTGAACTACTAGTTGCGGTCATGTTGTCAGCTCAGACAACAGATGCAGCGGTAAATAAGGCCACACCAGGTCTCTTTGCTGCCTTTCCAACGCCACAAGCCATGTCTGTGGCGACAGAGGGTGAGATTGCTTCACATATTTCTCGCCTGGGACTGTATCGGAATAAGGCTAAATTCCTTAAAAAATGTGCCCAACAGTTACTAGACGATTTTTATGGCCAAGTTCCTCAAACACGTGAGGAATTAGAGAGTTTGGCAGGTGTTGGTCGCAAGACAGCCAATGTTGTTATGAGTGTAGGATTTGGGATTCCAGCTTTTGCAGTGGATACTCATGTAGAGCGTATTTGCAAACACCACGATATCGTCAAAAAATCAGCGACACCACTTGAGGTGGAAAAGCGGGTCATGGATATCTTGCCGCCTGAGCAGTGGTTAGCAGCTCATCAGGCCATGATTTATTTTGGAAGAGCCATTTGCCATCCTAAAAATCCAGAGTGTGACCAGTACCCACAGTTATATGATTTTAGCAATTTATAA
- the rsmG gene encoding 16S rRNA (guanine(527)-N(7))-methyltransferase RsmG: protein MKPETFYNFLAKQNLPLSDQQKKQFERYFELLVEWNEKINLTAITDKEEVYLKHFYDSIAPILQGLIPNETIKLLDIGAGAGFPSLPMKILYPQLDVTIIDSLNKRINFLQLLAQELDLYGVHFYHGRAEDFAQDKNFRAQYDFVTARAVARMQVLSELTIPYLQVGGKLLALKASNAPEELFEAKNALNLLFSKVEDNLSYALPNGDPRYITVVEKKKETPNKYPRKAGMPNKRPL, encoded by the coding sequence ATGAAACCAGAAACATTTTACAACTTTCTTGCCAAGCAGAACCTTCCACTTTCGGACCAGCAAAAAAAACAATTTGAACGCTATTTTGAGCTCTTGGTCGAGTGGAATGAAAAGATTAATTTAACAGCCATTACGGACAAGGAAGAAGTTTATCTCAAACATTTTTACGATTCAATTGCACCCATTCTTCAAGGTTTGATTCCAAATGAAACTATCAAACTTCTTGACATCGGTGCTGGGGCAGGATTTCCTAGTCTACCAATGAAAATTCTCTATCCTCAGCTAGATGTGACCATCATTGATTCACTCAATAAGCGCATCAACTTCCTCCAACTTTTGGCTCAAGAACTGGATTTGTACGGTGTCCACTTCTACCATGGACGTGCAGAAGACTTTGCCCAAGACAAGAACTTCCGTGCTCAGTATGATTTTGTGACGGCTCGTGCGGTTGCCCGTATGCAGGTTTTATCTGAATTGACAATTCCTTACCTGCAAGTTGGCGGAAAACTATTGGCACTCAAGGCCAGCAATGCGCCTGAGGAGTTATTTGAAGCTAAGAATGCCCTCAACCTCCTCTTCAGTAAGGTCGAAGACAATCTCAGCTACGCCCTACCAAATGGAGATCCGCGTTATATCACAGTGGTAGAAAAGAAAAAAGAAACGCCCAACAAATACCCAAGAAAGGCTGGCATGCCAAATAAACGCCCGCTTTAA
- a CDS encoding YceD family protein, with the protein MKLNIQEIRKQSEGLHFEQALDLVADLRARNQEILDVKDILAVGKVQYEDRMYFLDYQLSYTIVLASSRSMEPVELAESYPVTEVFMEGATNQLDQEVLDDDLVLPIENGELDLAESVSDNILLNIPIKVLTAEEEAGQGFVSGNDWQIMTEEEYQAQQAVKKEENSPFAGLQGLFDGDE; encoded by the coding sequence ATGAAATTAAATATTCAAGAAATTCGTAAGCAGTCTGAAGGCTTGCATTTTGAACAAGCGTTAGATTTAGTTGCTGACCTACGTGCACGTAATCAAGAAATTTTAGATGTAAAAGATATCCTTGCAGTTGGGAAAGTCCAATATGAAGACCGTATGTATTTCTTAGATTATCAGTTGTCTTATACCATTGTCCTTGCTTCAAGTCGTAGTATGGAGCCAGTTGAGTTGGCTGAATCTTATCCAGTCACAGAAGTTTTCATGGAAGGCGCAACTAACCAGCTAGATCAAGAAGTTTTAGACGATGATTTGGTCTTGCCTATCGAAAATGGAGAACTTGACCTTGCTGAGAGCGTGTCAGACAATATCCTACTAAACATTCCTATCAAGGTCTTGACGGCTGAAGAAGAAGCTGGTCAAGGTTTTGTGTCAGGAAATGACTGGCAAATCATGACAGAAGAAGAATACCAAGCCCAACAAGCGGTTAAGAAAGAAGAAAACAGTCCTTTTGCTGGCTTACAAGGACTATTTGATGGAGACGAATAA
- a CDS encoding aspartate carbamoyltransferase catalytic subunit, which produces MSENQQALNHVVSMEDLTVDQVMKLIKRGIEFKNGAQLPYEDHPIVSNLFFEDSTRTHKSFEVAEIKLGLERIDFDVKTSSVNKGETLYDTILTLSALGVDVCVIRHPEVDYYRELIASPTITTSIINGGDGSGQHPSQSLLDLMTIYEEFGHFEGLKVAIAGDLDHSRVAKSNMQILKRLGAELYFAGPEEWRSQEFADYGQFVTIDEIIDQVDVMMFLRVQHERHDSGAVFSKEDYHAQHGLTQERYDRLKETAILMHPAPVNRDVEIADHLVEAPKSRIVQQMTNGVFVRMAILESVLASRNAN; this is translated from the coding sequence ATGTCAGAAAATCAACAAGCATTGAACCATGTGGTGTCTATGGAAGACCTCACTGTCGATCAAGTGATGAAATTGATTAAGCGAGGAATTGAGTTTAAAAACGGAGCTCAACTTCCTTATGAAGACCATCCGATTGTTTCCAATCTTTTCTTTGAGGATTCTACACGGACGCATAAGTCCTTTGAAGTGGCAGAGATTAAACTGGGATTGGAGCGAATTGACTTTGATGTGAAGACTAGTTCAGTCAATAAGGGTGAGACACTTTATGATACCATTTTGACTCTGTCTGCTTTAGGAGTGGATGTCTGTGTGATTCGTCACCCAGAGGTCGACTACTACAGAGAGTTGATTGCTAGTCCGACGATTACGACTTCCATCATCAATGGTGGAGATGGTTCGGGACAACACCCTAGCCAGAGCTTGCTTGATTTGATGACCATTTATGAGGAATTTGGTCACTTTGAGGGGCTCAAGGTTGCTATTGCAGGTGACTTGGACCACTCACGCGTTGCCAAATCTAATATGCAGATTTTGAAACGCTTGGGAGCTGAACTTTACTTTGCTGGCCCTGAGGAATGGAGAAGTCAAGAGTTTGCAGACTATGGACAGTTTGTAACCATTGATGAAATCATTGATCAGGTGGATGTCATGATGTTTCTCCGTGTGCAACATGAACGCCATGACAGTGGTGCAGTTTTTTCAAAAGAAGACTACCATGCCCAACATGGCTTGACTCAAGAACGTTACGATCGTTTGAAAGAAACAGCAATCCTTATGCATCCAGCTCCAGTCAATCGTGATGTAGAAATTGCAGATCACTTGGTTGAAGCACCAAAATCACGGATTGTCCAACAAATGACCAATGGTGTCTTTGTTCGAATGGCAATCTTAGAATCCGTACTGGCGAGTAGAAACGCCAACTAA
- a CDS encoding ATP-binding cassette domain-containing protein, protein MHYGHSRKGNHMIKINHLTITQNKDLRDLVSDLSMTIQDGEKVAIIGEEGNGKSTLLKTLMGEALPDFTIRGDIQSDHQSLAYIPQKLPEELKKKTLHDYFFLDSIDLDYSILYRLAEELHFDSNRFASDQEIGSLSGGEALKIQLIHELAKPFEILFLDEPSNDLDLETVDWLKSQIQKIRQTAIFISHDEDFLSETADTIVHLRLVKHRKEAETLVEHLDYDRYSEQRKANFARQSQQAANDQRTYDKTMEKHRRVKQNVETALRATKDSTAGRLLAKKMKNVLSQEKRFEKLAQSMTQKPLEEEEIRLFFSDIQPLPASKVLIQLEKENLSIGERILVQELQLTVRGQEKIGIIGPNGIGKSTLLAKLQQLMNDKREISLGFMPQDYHKKLQLDLSPIAYLSKTGEKEELQKIQSHLASLNFSYPEMQHQISSLSGGQQGKLLLLDLVLRKPNFLLLDEPTRNFSPTSQPQIRKLFATYPGGIITVSHDRRFLKEVCSSIYHLTEHGLEVVNLEDL, encoded by the coding sequence ATGCACTATGGACATTCTAGAAAGGGCAATCATATGATAAAAATCAATCACCTGACCATCACACAAAACAAAGATTTACGAGACCTTGTCTCTGATCTAAGCATGACCATCCAGGATGGGGAAAAGGTAGCTATTATTGGAGAGGAAGGAAATGGCAAATCAACCTTACTTAAAACTTTAATGGGGGAAGCTTTGCCTGATTTCACTATCAGGGGTGACATCCAGTCTGACCATCAATCACTAGCCTACATTCCTCAAAAACTCCCCGAGGAGCTGAAAAAGAAAACTCTACACGACTACTTCTTTTTAGATTCTATTGATTTAGACTACAGTATCCTCTATCGTTTGGCTGAGGAATTGCATTTTGATAGCAATCGTTTCGCAAGCGACCAAGAGATTGGCAGTCTATCAGGGGGTGAAGCTTTGAAAATTCAGCTCATCCATGAGTTAGCCAAACCCTTTGAGATTCTATTTTTAGATGAACCTTCAAATGACCTAGACCTTGAGACGGTTGATTGGCTAAAAAGTCAGATTCAAAAGATTCGGCAAACTGCTATTTTCATCTCCCATGATGAGGACTTTCTTTCTGAAACGGCAGACACTATTGTTCACTTGCGACTGGTCAAACACCGTAAAGAAGCAGAAACGTTAGTAGAGCATTTAGACTATGACCGCTATAGTGAGCAGAGAAAGGCTAATTTTGCCAGACAAAGTCAGCAAGCGGCTAACGATCAAAGAACCTACGATAAAACCATGGAAAAACATCGGCGAGTCAAGCAAAATGTAGAAACTGCACTTCGAGCTACCAAAGACAGTACTGCCGGTCGCCTATTGGCTAAAAAGATGAAAAATGTTCTATCTCAAGAAAAACGCTTTGAAAAGCTAGCTCAGTCCATGACCCAAAAACCACTTGAAGAGGAAGAAATCAGACTTTTCTTCTCAGATATACAGCCATTACCGGCTTCTAAAGTCTTAATCCAACTGGAAAAAGAGAATTTGTCCATTGGCGAGCGAATTTTGGTGCAAGAACTACAACTAACTGTCCGTGGGCAAGAAAAAATCGGTATCATCGGGCCAAATGGTATTGGAAAATCAACTCTGTTAGCCAAATTACAGCAACTTATGAATGATAAAAGAGAGATTTCACTTGGTTTTATGCCACAAGATTACCACAAGAAACTGCAATTGGATTTATCACCAATAGCCTACCTCAGCAAAACTGGAGAAAAAGAGGAACTACAGAAAATCCAATCTCACTTAGCCAGTCTCAATTTCAGTTATCCAGAAATGCAGCATCAAATTAGCTCCTTATCTGGCGGACAACAAGGCAAACTCCTACTTTTGGATTTAGTGCTACGAAAACCAAACTTTCTCCTTCTGGATGAACCCACACGAAACTTTTCTCCAACTTCTCAACCCCAAATCAGAAAACTCTTTGCAACCTATCCAGGCGGTATCATCACTGTTTCGCATGACCGTCGTTTCTTAAAAGAAGTCTGCTCAAGCATCTATCACTTAACAGAACATGGTTTGGAGGTAGTTAATTTAGAAGATTTATAA